One window from the genome of Diabrotica virgifera virgifera chromosome 6, PGI_DIABVI_V3a encodes:
- the LOC126887437 gene encoding translation initiation factor eIF-2B subunit alpha, with protein sequence MVNITTTNTNIREYFCKIIKDNEDVSVGVAAIRALMELIKHSKSETVQELEANLKDGIQEMKNSNYTVAGINSGCELFLRFITLASLDTSGFDECKRIMLDRGHLFIKKLDEARGKIVKLAANFIEDGSKVLTHSRSRVVLQTLRKAHKQNKKFEVFVTISEPDKSGLRMLEDLKSDGIPCTVILDSAIGYIMEQVNFIMVGAESVVESGGIVNKVGSYTMAVCAKEMKMPFYVLTESFKFSRLFPLSQQDLPEEYKYTSEIRAKSNLKEIHPLVDYTPPSYITLLFTDLGILTPSAVSDELIKLYL encoded by the coding sequence atGGTTAATATAACGACAACCAACACGAACATACgagaatatttttgtaaaattattaaagaCAATGAGGATGTTTCtgttggggtagcagcaatcagAGCTTTGATGGAGTTGATTAAACATTCCAAATCTGAGACTGTTCAAGAGTTAGAAGCTAATCTAAAAGATGGTATCCAGGAGATGAAAAACTCAAACTACACAGTAGCAGGTATTAACTCTGGATGTGAATTATTTTTACGTTTTATAACATTAGCTTCTCTTGATACAAGTGGTTTTGATGAGTGCAAACGAATTATGTTGGATAGAGGTCACCTTTTTATTAAAAAGCTGGATGAAGCCAGGGGAAAAATCGTCAAATTAGCTGCAAATTTCATTGAAGATGGCTCCAAAGTATTAACTCATTCAAGATCACGAGTAGTTCTACAAACGTTAAGAAAAGCccataaacaaaataaaaagtttgaaGTATTCGTCACAATTTCAGAACCTGATAAAAGCGGTTTAAGAATGCTAGAAGATTTAAAATCTGATGGTATTCCCTGCACAGTAATACTAGATTCTGCAATCGGCTACATCATGGAACAAGTTAATTTTATCATGGTTGGAGCGGAAAGCGTTGTGGAAAGTGGTGGGATTGTGAATAAAGTTGGTAGCTACACAATGGCAGTATGTGCTAAAGAAATGAAGATGCCTTTCTATGTTTTAACTGAAAGTTTTAAATTTTCAAGATTGTTTCCACTTAGTCAGCAAGATTTACCTGAAGAGTATAAGTATACTTCGGAAATTCGAGCAAAATCAAATCTTAAAGAAATTCATCCACTAGTTGACTATACTCCTCCTTCGTATATTACGTTATTGTTTACTGATTTAGGTATTTTGACTCCTTCTGCTGTTAGTGACGAACTTATAAAACTGTATttgtaa